In the genome of Acidimicrobiia bacterium, one region contains:
- a CDS encoding GNAT family N-acetyltransferase — MAEPALLYRLYAPDDAPALTRLYERVWPGREGHQEYIDWAFTDPRGGSSTVLAVEPATGRIVGCRGATRWPFSVGGESLLVRQFHGTCVDPESRRLGIFTEMNRRSLALFEEEGGDLIYNVSVDESRSGYERLGWVYRPGLRRLIKPVRRLRFIRALMGGRKRIGGRPVVEPATEPIPYLDTLGSCLQGRRELLADSLAVDYTEASTTWRFSKRGSGHRIHVSSAGAVVYRFGRRGPLREAYIGDVWPRSADPSLMRDVLTELIDIERPDMITFVITREHPLYGACRRFGFLPDPGGDLNLGTKAVSGRGERLLDSQPLAITALDIDTF; from the coding sequence ATGGCTGAGCCAGCCCTTCTCTACCGGCTTTACGCGCCGGACGACGCCCCGGCGCTCACTCGTCTCTACGAGAGGGTGTGGCCCGGTCGAGAGGGACATCAGGAGTACATCGACTGGGCGTTCACCGACCCACGCGGGGGATCCTCGACGGTCCTCGCCGTCGAACCGGCGACGGGTCGAATAGTCGGGTGCAGGGGAGCGACGCGGTGGCCATTCTCAGTGGGCGGAGAGAGCCTGCTCGTTCGCCAGTTCCACGGGACATGTGTCGACCCCGAGTCGCGACGGCTCGGGATCTTCACCGAGATGAACCGCCGTTCGCTTGCACTGTTCGAGGAAGAGGGCGGCGACCTCATTTACAACGTCTCGGTGGATGAGTCGCGAAGCGGCTACGAGAGGCTCGGCTGGGTGTACCGGCCCGGGCTCCGCCGCCTGATCAAGCCCGTCAGACGCCTTCGCTTCATCCGTGCCCTCATGGGCGGACGCAAGCGCATCGGTGGTCGTCCTGTCGTCGAACCGGCCACCGAACCGATCCCGTACCTCGACACTCTCGGGTCATGCCTGCAAGGGCGGCGGGAGCTCCTTGCCGATTCGCTCGCCGTCGATTACACGGAGGCGTCTACTACCTGGCGGTTTTCCAAGCGAGGGAGCGGGCACCGGATCCACGTCTCGTCGGCCGGCGCGGTCGTCTATCGCTTCGGTCGGCGCGGTCCTCTTCGGGAGGCCTACATCGGTGACGTCTGGCCGCGGAGTGCCGATCCAAGCCTGATGCGTGATGTGCTGACGGAACTCATCGACATCGAACGACCCGACATGATCACCTTCGTCATCACGCGCGAGCACCCGCTCTATGGCGCATGCCGACGGTTCGGATTCTTGCCCGACCCGGGAGGCGACCTGAATCTGGGCACGAAGGCGGTGTCGGGGCGCGGCGAGCGGCTTCTCGACTCCCAGCCGCTCGCCATCACCGCCCTCGACATCGACACCTTCTAG
- a CDS encoding VWD domain-containing protein — protein MIHRRSRSHRDHPENGRHSPSRLRHPPLAALCIVLALLAAGCSNGGTETTSSSTSAPSQGGILDDVVAPEWEPATRTEGIAERLSSGEVTAQSAIDALALIADDVPGATPSDLPVGEGFGGYYTRLLIDAVRPDLTPAQATFVEAYYMQGRLVGRIGTDGTIEPGDSPSAAGVEAVAGANRSTFVAPVAVLAAAKIGDLEYLELVAEVQQRWKAHLADMPAFEIELHMSDKPGGMEAWNDGVCHIEVQAGFTKEEASADQVRWFFAHEIFHCIQSTWEGSASPPPWVVEGAADFAAYDLFRNEKLDFEGGSSDWFVNAYTPLKVRAYSAWPLFENARRSGIDVYASIRKMMASPGNSVAANLAVGGLDGKVFRRDWSTRTLRNPAFDGVWWLPWPTHDPQAGPQTNAYALERGLGSYNVVGAGGFAQPQMAVLVTPDVGMITASPLGGPLTTWTALGTRTVADGSSGKFCFSPDGCQCPGGTSSSAIPMSGSSMVFSYPASEEAVKAAVVAEPWDPDDECKEDPPHDDAESNGDPHLLTFDGLAYDVITLGEFITARDPNGDFEVQTRHEAFRFGAGTSAVALGTGSSRITITSPDLMTPEAVIRVDGSAVTGASFEAGGVAVEVGDLEITATWPDGSTVELRWFLGWFVEMSVPPERSARMVGLVGSADGDFGNDLRFPDGTIVDTTDAQVDESPFVVAWAVDEETTLFDYEPGETPATFRVPHPNPIPPQIEEDALAECSAALGDQATSHEVWWCAYDVSATGESGFVDEYVREVEDRVGGGSDGPPPTATTTTGEPPAGSVSGEPTLVLDATQPSGLVSVAAGTVLVAIATDCPEELYLDISVYAVDDDSLLARASLCDPSGLGGITADEGEWYDGEAYLWLPETAEYEIFLEEILGDAAAAGAVAIYTDPTPAVLTAADLADGDTRTLGGIADSVVYLPDPAMTFDLVGFEVACGVEIYWLDTFPRLEPWNLAKCGHADRFDLPPTDQVFPFVVFSRTPDPIEITLTPTG, from the coding sequence GTGATCCACCGGAGATCCCGAAGCCACCGGGACCATCCCGAGAACGGCCGGCACTCGCCATCTCGTCTCCGCCACCCACCCCTCGCCGCCCTGTGCATCGTGCTCGCCCTCCTCGCCGCAGGGTGCTCCAACGGCGGCACCGAGACCACCTCCAGCTCCACCTCGGCGCCGTCCCAGGGCGGGATCCTCGACGACGTGGTGGCCCCGGAGTGGGAGCCTGCGACCCGCACCGAGGGGATCGCCGAACGGCTCTCGTCGGGGGAGGTCACCGCGCAGTCCGCCATCGACGCCCTTGCCCTGATCGCCGACGACGTGCCGGGCGCCACACCGAGCGACCTGCCGGTGGGGGAAGGTTTCGGCGGGTACTACACCCGGCTGCTGATCGATGCGGTGCGCCCCGACCTCACGCCCGCCCAGGCCACCTTCGTCGAGGCCTACTACATGCAGGGTCGCCTGGTGGGACGGATCGGCACCGACGGCACCATCGAGCCGGGAGACTCCCCGTCGGCGGCCGGGGTAGAGGCCGTCGCCGGTGCGAACCGGTCGACGTTCGTGGCACCGGTGGCGGTCCTGGCGGCTGCCAAGATCGGTGACCTCGAGTACCTGGAGCTGGTGGCCGAGGTGCAGCAGCGCTGGAAGGCGCACCTGGCAGACATGCCTGCGTTCGAGATCGAGCTGCACATGAGCGACAAGCCGGGCGGGATGGAGGCCTGGAACGACGGGGTGTGCCACATCGAGGTGCAGGCCGGGTTCACCAAGGAGGAGGCCTCGGCCGACCAGGTCAGGTGGTTCTTCGCCCACGAGATCTTCCACTGCATCCAGAGCACGTGGGAGGGGTCCGCCAGCCCTCCGCCCTGGGTGGTGGAGGGCGCCGCCGACTTCGCCGCCTACGACCTGTTCCGAAACGAGAAGCTGGACTTCGAGGGCGGGTCGTCCGACTGGTTCGTCAACGCCTACACCCCCCTGAAGGTCCGGGCCTACAGCGCCTGGCCGCTCTTCGAGAACGCCCGTCGCTCCGGGATCGACGTCTACGCCTCGATCCGGAAGATGATGGCCTCACCTGGCAACTCGGTGGCGGCCAACCTGGCGGTGGGCGGGCTCGACGGGAAGGTGTTCCGCCGCGACTGGTCGACCCGGACCCTGCGGAACCCGGCGTTCGACGGCGTGTGGTGGCTCCCCTGGCCCACCCACGACCCGCAGGCCGGACCGCAGACCAACGCCTACGCCCTGGAAAGGGGGCTCGGCTCCTACAACGTCGTCGGCGCCGGCGGGTTCGCCCAACCACAGATGGCGGTCCTGGTCACACCCGACGTCGGCATGATCACCGCCAGCCCGCTAGGCGGGCCGCTCACCACCTGGACCGCACTCGGCACCAGGACCGTCGCCGACGGGAGCAGCGGGAAGTTCTGCTTCTCGCCCGACGGATGCCAGTGTCCGGGAGGAACCTCGTCGTCGGCCATCCCCATGAGTGGCAGCTCCATGGTCTTCTCCTACCCCGCCTCGGAGGAGGCGGTGAAGGCGGCGGTCGTCGCCGAGCCCTGGGACCCTGACGATGAGTGCAAGGAGGACCCGCCGCACGACGACGCCGAGTCCAACGGCGATCCGCACCTGCTCACCTTCGACGGACTCGCCTACGACGTGATCACCCTGGGCGAGTTCATCACCGCCCGCGACCCGAACGGCGACTTCGAGGTGCAAACGCGGCACGAGGCTTTCCGGTTCGGAGCCGGGACCAGCGCAGTCGCCCTGGGGACGGGGTCGAGCCGGATCACGATCACCTCGCCCGACCTGATGACCCCCGAGGCGGTGATCCGCGTCGATGGGTCGGCGGTCACCGGGGCGTCGTTCGAGGCCGGCGGCGTGGCCGTGGAGGTGGGAGACCTCGAGATCACCGCCACCTGGCCCGACGGGAGCACCGTCGAGCTCCGCTGGTTCCTGGGGTGGTTCGTCGAGATGTCGGTCCCGCCAGAGCGCTCCGCCCGCATGGTGGGCCTGGTCGGATCCGCCGACGGCGACTTCGGCAACGACCTCCGCTTCCCCGACGGCACCATCGTCGACACCACCGACGCCCAGGTCGACGAGTCGCCGTTCGTAGTCGCCTGGGCCGTGGACGAAGAGACGACCCTCTTCGACTACGAGCCGGGCGAGACCCCGGCCACCTTCCGGGTGCCGCACCCCAACCCGATCCCGCCCCAGATCGAAGAGGATGCCCTGGCGGAGTGCTCGGCCGCCCTCGGCGATCAGGCGACCTCGCACGAGGTGTGGTGGTGCGCCTACGACGTCTCCGCAACGGGGGAGTCGGGCTTCGTAGACGAGTACGTGAGGGAGGTGGAGGACCGGGTCGGCGGCGGCAGCGACGGCCCACCGCCGACTGCGACCACCACCACCGGCGAACCCCCCGCCGGCAGCGTCAGTGGTGAGCCGACCCTGGTCCTCGACGCCACCCAGCCGTCCGGGCTGGTGAGCGTGGCCGCTGGCACGGTGCTGGTCGCCATCGCCACCGACTGCCCGGAGGAGCTGTATCTCGACATCTCCGTGTACGCCGTGGACGACGACTCGCTGCTGGCCCGTGCCTCACTGTGCGACCCGTCCGGGCTGGGGGGCATCACCGCCGACGAGGGGGAGTGGTACGACGGCGAGGCCTACCTCTGGCTGCCGGAGACTGCCGAGTACGAGATCTTCCTCGAGGAGATCCTCGGCGACGCCGCCGCGGCCGGCGCAGTGGCCATCTACACCGACCCGACACCGGCGGTGCTCACCGCGGCGGACCTCGCCGACGGCGACACCCGGACCCTCGGCGGGATCGCCGACAGCGTGGTCTATCTGCCCGATCCTGCCATGACCTTCGACCTCGTCGGGTTCGAGGTGGCCTGCGGTGTCGAGATCTACTGGCTCGACACCTTCCCCCGCCTCGAGCCATGGAACCTGGCCAAGTGCGGGCACGCCGACCGGTTCGATCTGCCTCCGACCGACCAGGTGTTCCCGTTCGTCGTCTTCAGCCGGACGCCCGACCCGATCGAGATCACGCTGACTCCCACGGGGTGA
- a CDS encoding type II toxin-antitoxin system HicB family antitoxin — MRFTAAVTQEPPWYVARCLEVEVTSQGESVEDSLKNLREALELYFEDQSFPDHIDTPIIAPVDIPA; from the coding sequence ATGCGCTTCACTGCCGCGGTCACCCAAGAACCGCCCTGGTACGTTGCCCGCTGCCTGGAAGTCGAAGTCACTAGTCAGGGCGAGAGCGTCGAGGACTCACTGAAGAACCTACGCGAGGCTCTCGAGCTCTACTTCGAGGACCAGTCGTTTCCTGATCACATCGATACGCCGATCATTGCGCCGGTCGACATCCCGGCGTGA
- a CDS encoding PIG-L deacetylase family protein, producing the protein MVGLPAGNRVVVVAPHPDDETIMCGGTVAALVDRGVTVALVAVSDGEAGGDPRLSRATVASRRRDEQVHAAAVLGIRETIRLGLPDGLLRQHVSDLSAELARFLIEFGPGSILAPWWLDGHPDHEAVAEAIAMTVDDATEVWSGEVWGPLVPNRVVDVTNFMDKKLAAIDCYPTAAAAVDLAALAALSRYRSAFGLGGHGHAEAFIALTGDAHRAAVAGPQ; encoded by the coding sequence GTGGTCGGGCTACCCGCCGGCAATCGCGTCGTCGTGGTGGCACCACACCCAGATGACGAGACGATCATGTGCGGAGGAACCGTCGCCGCCCTGGTGGATCGAGGCGTCACAGTGGCCCTCGTAGCCGTGAGCGACGGCGAAGCCGGCGGCGATCCGCGACTGTCTCGCGCCACGGTGGCGTCGAGACGACGCGACGAACAGGTTCACGCCGCCGCCGTGCTGGGGATTCGGGAGACGATCAGGCTTGGCCTCCCGGACGGCTTGCTTCGGCAACACGTCTCCGACCTGTCGGCCGAGCTGGCCCGGTTTCTGATCGAGTTCGGGCCCGGATCGATCCTCGCACCATGGTGGCTCGATGGCCACCCGGACCACGAGGCGGTGGCAGAGGCGATAGCGATGACGGTCGACGACGCCACGGAGGTGTGGTCCGGCGAAGTCTGGGGGCCCCTCGTCCCGAATCGGGTGGTCGACGTGACGAACTTCATGGACAAGAAGCTCGCCGCCATCGACTGCTATCCGACGGCAGCCGCGGCCGTCGACCTCGCCGCGCTGGCTGCGCTCAGCCGGTACCGCTCGGCGTTCGGACTTGGCGGCCACGGGCATGCCGAGGCGTTCATCGCCCTCACCGGGGATGCCCATCGGGCTGCCGTGGCCGGGCCGCAATGA
- a CDS encoding metal-sensitive transcriptional regulator produces the protein MRGYEIVKDDHLRRLARIEGQVRGLQRMITEDRYCIDVLTQVNAVSGALKGVAIGLLDEHVRHCVRQAAESGDGAAADRMVGEATMAIERLVRA, from the coding sequence ATGCGCGGCTATGAGATCGTCAAAGACGACCACCTGCGGCGCCTCGCCCGAATCGAGGGCCAGGTGCGTGGCCTGCAGCGGATGATCACCGAGGACCGCTACTGCATCGATGTGCTCACCCAGGTCAACGCCGTTTCCGGGGCGCTGAAGGGGGTGGCGATCGGCCTGCTCGACGAGCACGTCCGGCACTGCGTGCGCCAGGCCGCCGAGTCCGGCGACGGGGCGGCTGCCGACCGGATGGTGGGTGAAGCCACCATGGCGATCGAGCGGCTCGTTCGCGCCTGA
- a CDS encoding copper-translocating P-type ATPase, translated as MTEPHSHPSPPPAGAEHADHRHPVATDRHAAAAHTPSGGTRGGHDKHAGHDLAMFRNRFWASLALSLPVVFFSEMIQDWFGYTAPSFAGSEWVAPLLGTAIFLYGGSPFLVGAVQEARDRRPGMMLLIGMAITVSFGASAATSLGWFDLDFWWELAALITIMLLGHWMEMRAIGQARGALAALAELLPDGAELITDAGTEEVPIADLRVGDLVLVRPGGRIPADGEVVDGDAEVDESMVTGESKPASKRPGDGVVAGTVATADAIRVRVTAVGDDTALAGIRRLVAQAQESRSRAQVLADRAAALLFFVAVAAAAVTTVGWLLADRPDQAVVRTVAVLVIACPHALGLAIPLVIANSTGVAARNGILVKDRLALERMRSVDVVLFDKTGTLTRGSHLVTAVEAVDGDEGRLLRLAAAAESDSEHPLARAIIAAAEHGAIPSAQGFASMSGRGVQARVEGMSVMVGGPTLLRERGLAVPPSVEEAAERWRARGAAVLHVIVDDQVVGALSLEDEVRPESREAVDRLHQLGVQVGMITGDARQVAEAVGATLGIDRLLAEVLPEDKHAEVAALQSQGLRVAMVGDGVNDAPALAQADVGIAIGAGTDVAIESAGIVLASDDPRGVVAIRRLSRAGYRKMVQNLAWATGYNVVAIPLAAGVLAWAGIVLAPAMAAVLMSASTVIVAVNAQLLRRIDLQPSA; from the coding sequence ATGACCGAACCCCATTCGCACCCATCCCCGCCACCTGCGGGGGCCGAGCATGCCGATCACCGGCATCCGGTCGCCACCGATCGGCATGCGGCCGCCGCGCATACCCCGTCGGGCGGCACGAGAGGCGGGCACGACAAGCACGCCGGCCACGACCTGGCCATGTTCCGCAACCGGTTCTGGGCATCCCTGGCCCTCTCCCTCCCGGTCGTGTTCTTCTCGGAGATGATCCAGGACTGGTTCGGGTACACCGCACCCTCGTTCGCCGGCTCCGAGTGGGTGGCCCCGCTGCTGGGAACTGCGATCTTCCTGTACGGAGGGTCACCCTTCCTGGTGGGAGCCGTGCAAGAGGCCCGCGACCGGCGGCCGGGGATGATGCTGCTCATAGGGATGGCGATCACGGTCTCCTTCGGGGCGTCCGCCGCCACCAGCCTCGGTTGGTTCGACCTCGACTTCTGGTGGGAGTTGGCGGCGCTGATCACCATCATGCTGCTCGGCCATTGGATGGAGATGCGGGCCATCGGCCAGGCGCGGGGCGCCCTGGCCGCATTGGCTGAGCTGCTGCCCGACGGAGCGGAGCTGATCACCGACGCCGGCACCGAAGAGGTGCCCATCGCCGACCTCAGGGTGGGTGACCTCGTCCTGGTGAGGCCGGGTGGCCGGATCCCGGCCGACGGGGAAGTCGTCGACGGGGACGCCGAGGTGGACGAGTCGATGGTCACCGGTGAGTCCAAGCCGGCTTCCAAGCGTCCCGGGGACGGCGTGGTGGCCGGGACGGTCGCCACCGCCGATGCGATCCGGGTGAGGGTCACCGCCGTCGGCGACGACACCGCCCTGGCGGGGATCCGGCGGCTGGTCGCCCAGGCCCAGGAGTCACGGTCACGCGCCCAGGTCCTCGCCGACCGGGCGGCGGCGCTCCTGTTCTTCGTGGCGGTGGCGGCGGCGGCCGTCACCACCGTCGGCTGGCTGCTCGCCGACCGCCCCGATCAGGCCGTGGTCCGCACGGTGGCCGTGCTGGTGATCGCCTGCCCGCATGCCCTGGGCCTCGCCATCCCCCTGGTGATCGCCAACTCCACCGGGGTGGCCGCCCGCAACGGCATCCTGGTGAAGGATCGGCTCGCCCTTGAGCGGATGCGAAGCGTCGATGTCGTCCTGTTCGACAAGACGGGCACCCTCACCAGGGGCAGCCACCTGGTCACCGCCGTGGAGGCCGTCGATGGCGACGAGGGTCGTCTGCTGAGGCTGGCCGCCGCCGCAGAGTCCGACTCGGAGCATCCCCTGGCTCGCGCCATCATCGCCGCCGCAGAACACGGGGCGATCCCTTCTGCCCAGGGGTTCGCCTCGATGAGCGGCCGCGGCGTGCAGGCACGGGTCGAGGGCATGAGCGTCATGGTGGGCGGTCCGACCCTCCTCAGGGAGCGTGGCCTCGCAGTCCCGCCTTCGGTGGAGGAGGCGGCCGAGAGATGGCGCGCCAGGGGGGCCGCCGTCCTCCACGTCATCGTGGACGATCAGGTGGTCGGGGCGCTGTCCCTGGAGGACGAGGTCCGGCCCGAGTCGAGGGAGGCGGTCGATCGGCTCCACCAGTTGGGGGTGCAGGTCGGCATGATCACCGGTGATGCCCGTCAGGTCGCCGAGGCCGTCGGTGCGACGCTCGGGATCGACCGCCTTCTCGCCGAGGTCCTTCCCGAGGACAAGCACGCCGAGGTCGCCGCCCTGCAGAGCCAGGGCCTGCGGGTGGCCATGGTCGGGGACGGGGTCAACGATGCCCCGGCGCTCGCCCAGGCCGACGTGGGGATCGCCATCGGAGCGGGGACCGACGTCGCCATCGAATCCGCCGGGATCGTGCTCGCCTCCGACGACCCTCGCGGCGTGGTGGCGATCCGCCGGCTCTCCCGGGCCGGCTACCGCAAGATGGTGCAGAACCTCGCCTGGGCCACCGGGTACAACGTGGTGGCGATACCCCTCGCCGCAGGGGTCCTGGCCTGGGCCGGGATCGTCCTTGCCCCCGCCATGGCGGCAGTCCTGATGAGTGCCTCCACCGTGATCGTCGCCGTCAACGCCCAGCTGCTGCGACGGATCGATCTGCAGCCGTCCGCCTGA
- a CDS encoding cupin domain-containing protein, with amino-acid sequence MTDFKADSSLGWIGDIEALSVANDHFRKVEHTGAHAQLTLMSIAPGEEIGWEAHDGLDQFLRLEQGQGRVDFGRSEDQVDESFEVSDDWAIIVPAGVWHNLVNTGDKPVKLYSIYSPPEHPAGTIHPTKADAEADEHHH; translated from the coding sequence ATGACCGATTTCAAGGCAGACTCGTCACTCGGCTGGATCGGCGACATCGAGGCCCTGTCGGTCGCCAACGACCACTTCCGCAAGGTGGAGCACACCGGCGCACACGCCCAGCTCACCTTGATGAGCATCGCCCCAGGCGAGGAAATCGGGTGGGAGGCGCACGACGGCCTCGACCAGTTCCTCCGCCTGGAGCAGGGGCAGGGCCGGGTCGACTTCGGCCGCAGTGAAGACCAGGTGGATGAGAGCTTCGAAGTCTCCGACGACTGGGCGATCATCGTGCCGGCCGGGGTGTGGCACAACCTGGTCAACACCGGCGACAAGCCGGTGAAGCTGTACTCGATCTACAGCCCGCCGGAACATCCTGCAGGCACCATCCACCCCACCAAGGCGGACGCCGAGGCCGACGAACATCACCACTAG
- a CDS encoding cytochrome c, which yields MRRSKWLGVVAILSALALAACADDEPRLGNPLDTPEAPPPPGLDPALVALGERVYADNCAACHRPDLSGDPDWTTPNPDGSYPPPPHDSSGHTWHHPDGLLFEIIRDGTGFEQTRMPIFAGVLGDEEIRAVIEFFKSRWGTEERAFQWQVTWQDGP from the coding sequence ATGAGGCGATCGAAGTGGTTGGGGGTGGTGGCGATCCTCTCCGCCCTGGCTCTGGCGGCGTGTGCCGATGACGAGCCCCGGCTGGGGAACCCGCTGGACACCCCCGAGGCGCCACCGCCGCCAGGCCTGGACCCTGCCCTGGTCGCCCTGGGCGAACGGGTCTATGCGGACAACTGCGCCGCCTGCCATCGTCCCGACCTGTCGGGTGATCCCGACTGGACGACGCCCAACCCGGACGGGTCGTACCCACCTCCCCCTCACGACTCGTCGGGGCACACCTGGCACCACCCCGACGGGCTGCTGTTCGAGATCATCAGGGACGGCACCGGGTTCGAACAGACCCGGATGCCGATCTTCGCCGGAGTCCTCGGCGACGAGGAGATCCGGGCAGTGATCGAGTTCTTCAAGTCGAGGTGGGGAACGGAGGAGCGCGCCTTCCAGTGGCAGGTGACCTGGCAGGACGGGCCCTGA
- a CDS encoding lysylphosphatidylglycerol synthase transmembrane domain-containing protein, translating into MARLRHLPMSAVEVGGGHHPDRRGGGAVIEEDTLPRPNGSEGGRRRLRLLAMLLTLGVLAWVISSNRDALRSLAAVPVTTLLVLAILQVGVLAATSWRHLVALRASGPGTIGAWRWYRIFVLGRFFNLVAPQVGNVYRAVVLKRDVGVSYTSFAAALFLFLWASTVLNLFAGAAILAVSETGLDLAGVPASLFLLVAGFALIALVPAALAVTSRLGGSRMKWFRSRLAAALDIAHNAVRSPSFSLHFTLTWLVGLAISAVVYLVSFEAVGIGISLASAVAMYALVQISTIVVITPGNLGIQELGLAAIAALFGHDFAGAALAAVLFRTVGLTVLALQAVPFGAMHTIRRVPSGTP; encoded by the coding sequence GTGGCTCGCCTGCGTCACCTTCCGATGTCGGCGGTCGAGGTCGGGGGAGGCCATCATCCGGATCGTCGAGGAGGTGGTGCGGTGATCGAGGAAGACACCCTGCCTCGACCGAATGGCTCCGAAGGTGGCCGACGCCGCCTCCGCCTTCTCGCCATGCTCCTCACGCTTGGCGTTCTGGCCTGGGTGATCAGCAGCAATCGCGATGCCCTGCGGAGCCTCGCCGCCGTGCCGGTGACAACCCTGCTCGTCCTGGCCATCCTTCAGGTTGGCGTGCTGGCGGCGACGAGCTGGCGGCACCTGGTGGCTCTGCGGGCGTCCGGGCCGGGAACGATCGGGGCGTGGCGCTGGTACCGGATCTTCGTGTTGGGGCGCTTCTTCAACCTCGTTGCGCCCCAGGTGGGCAACGTCTATCGGGCCGTCGTTCTCAAGCGAGATGTCGGCGTGTCGTACACGAGTTTCGCCGCCGCACTGTTCCTCTTTCTCTGGGCGAGCACGGTCCTCAACCTCTTCGCCGGTGCGGCGATTCTGGCCGTCTCCGAGACGGGGCTCGACCTGGCCGGCGTGCCAGCTTCGCTCTTCCTCCTGGTGGCCGGTTTCGCGCTCATCGCTCTCGTACCGGCTGCTCTCGCCGTTACCTCTCGTTTGGGCGGTTCGCGCATGAAGTGGTTCCGATCGCGGCTTGCCGCGGCTCTCGACATCGCACACAACGCCGTGCGCTCGCCATCCTTCTCCCTCCATTTCACCCTGACCTGGCTGGTGGGTCTGGCGATCAGTGCGGTCGTGTACCTGGTCTCGTTCGAGGCGGTTGGAATCGGGATCTCGCTCGCTTCTGCGGTTGCCATGTATGCGTTGGTACAGATCAGCACGATCGTCGTGATCACACCAGGGAACTTGGGGATACAGGAGTTGGGTCTGGCCGCCATCGCCGCGCTCTTCGGCCATGACTTCGCAGGCGCCGCCCTGGCAGCGGTTCTCTTCCGCACAGTCGGACTGACGGTCCTCGCCCTCCAGGCCGTCCCTTTCGGGGCGATGCACACGATCCGGCGCGTCCCGAGTGGGACCCCCTGA
- a CDS encoding type II toxin-antitoxin system HicA family toxin, whose protein sequence is MSANLPIVSGREVVRALTKAGFGEVSQRGSHLKLRNETGRTVIVPMHGELARGTLRSILRQADLSVGAFIELL, encoded by the coding sequence GTGAGTGCGAACCTTCCGATCGTCTCCGGCCGTGAGGTAGTGCGCGCACTGACCAAGGCTGGGTTCGGCGAGGTGAGCCAGCGCGGGAGCCACCTGAAACTGCGGAACGAGACGGGGAGGACGGTGATCGTTCCGATGCATGGCGAGTTGGCCCGCGGGACGCTGCGCTCGATCCTGCGTCAGGCAGATCTCTCGGTGGGAGCTTTCATCGAGCTGTTGTAG